The sequence below is a genomic window from Candidatus Cloacimonadota bacterium.
GACTTGATGATTGGGCGGAAGTGATGAGAATTTCAATAAAAAATGCAGTTGAATTTGTTAATCCTTAATCTGTTTTCTGAATTTACAACTCAAAATTTTAAAAGATAAATGAAAACCATCCTCGCCCTCATCGCATCTCCCCGCAAAAAAGGAAACTGCGAACTGGCAGTCAAAGAACTCGTTAAACATATTCCTGAACCGCATAAACTTAAACTTTTAAGACTTTCAGATTTTAAAATCAAACCATGCAAAGCCTGCTTCAAATGTTTATTCGGAAAAATGAATTGCTCAATCAATGATGATCTGATTAAAATCATCAAAGCAATGATCGAAACAGACGTGATAATTTTATCTGTTCCGACATATTTTTTAGGAGCAAATTCCGAACTGAAAGTTTTACTCGACCGCGGACTCGCTTTCTATAAATATGCTGAACAGATTTGGGGAAAACCAGCAATCGGAATCGGCGTTGCCGGATTGGAAGGAAAAGAAGGAACAACCGCACTCGAAATCAGGAGATTCCTGAAAGTGTTGCTGGCAGATATCAAAGGAATCGAAATTCTGATTGGTTCGCTGCCGGGAGAAGTTTTGCTGAATTCTAACAATAATGAAAAAATCCAAAACCTGGGAAAAATTCTGTCTGAAAAATCAA
It includes:
- a CDS encoding flavodoxin family protein; protein product: MKTILALIASPRKKGNCELAVKELVKHIPEPHKLKLLRLSDFKIKPCKACFKCLFGKMNCSINDDLIKIIKAMIETDVIILSVPTYFLGANSELKVLLDRGLAFYKYAEQIWGKPAIGIGVAGLEGKEGTTALEIRRFLKVLLADIKGIEILIGSLPGEVLLNSNNNEKIQNLGKILSEKSIPNNEQKCPLCGNDTFQFFPNNHVKCIVCSNFGEMVLEEGKPVFKIEKDKHGIFLTPEDAEDHLKWLQSMKQRYLEKRKEMKEVRNSFHGDWDWIKPENH